A stretch of Aureispira sp. CCB-E DNA encodes these proteins:
- a CDS encoding sulfite exporter TauE/SafE family protein, giving the protein MELYAWIVLCGAFAGFVATLAGLGSVLTLYVLIQIVGLDADIANGTNRIGIMAMALMALPTFYKNGHLNVKKSWWIILSIFVGALGGAVLAAKYIDNDAFKDIFKYLLLVMLVLVLANPKKWIRSTDHSHKMNKWMIPIFILMGFYAGFIQVGTGVFLVVFLALAGRYSLVDANGIKLAAIALYTIACIAIFAVENKIDWEIGTVLAIGQGIGAYLAAKFATTYPKSNGFVRYLLIVMLIVAIVQMFELHTYFVG; this is encoded by the coding sequence ATGGAATTATATGCGTGGATTGTTTTATGTGGTGCTTTTGCAGGTTTTGTCGCTACTCTAGCAGGTTTAGGGTCAGTATTGACCCTGTATGTTTTGATTCAAATAGTCGGTTTAGACGCAGATATAGCCAATGGAACGAATCGAATCGGCATTATGGCAATGGCTTTGATGGCTTTGCCGACTTTTTATAAAAATGGACATCTGAATGTCAAGAAAAGCTGGTGGATTATCCTTTCAATATTTGTAGGAGCACTCGGAGGGGCCGTACTGGCAGCCAAATATATTGACAACGATGCTTTTAAAGATATTTTTAAGTACCTGCTCTTGGTAATGTTGGTTTTAGTATTAGCGAATCCAAAAAAATGGATTCGTTCAACAGATCATAGCCACAAGATGAACAAATGGATGATTCCTATCTTTATATTAATGGGATTTTATGCAGGTTTTATACAAGTAGGGACAGGTGTTTTTTTAGTTGTCTTTTTAGCTTTGGCAGGACGGTATAGTTTGGTGGATGCCAACGGGATTAAACTAGCAGCTATAGCTTTGTATACAATAGCTTGTATTGCCATCTTTGCCGTAGAAAATAAAATTGATTGGGAGATCGGAACCGTTTTGGCAATAGGGCAAGGAATCGGTGCTTATCTAGCCGCCAAATTTGCAACTACTTACCCTAAGTCAAATGGCTTTGTGCGGTATTTGCTTATTGTTATGTTGATAGTTGCAATTGTGCAAATGTTTGAGTTGCATACTTATTTTGTGGGGTAG
- the mce gene encoding methylmalonyl-CoA epimerase: protein MKVEHIGIAIKDLSTSNALFAKLFGEAHYKVEAVESEGVATSFFQCGETKIELLEATREDSPIAKFIEKRGEGIHHIAFEVDDIHAEMKRLAAEGFTILNPEPKKGADNKLVCFLHPKTTNGVLVELCQEIR from the coding sequence ATGAAAGTAGAACATATTGGTATCGCAATAAAAGACTTAAGTACTAGCAATGCTTTATTTGCTAAATTATTTGGCGAAGCGCATTACAAAGTAGAAGCGGTGGAATCAGAAGGAGTTGCTACTTCTTTCTTTCAGTGCGGAGAGACTAAAATAGAACTATTAGAAGCAACAAGAGAAGATAGTCCTATTGCAAAATTTATCGAAAAGAGAGGAGAAGGAATTCATCACATTGCCTTTGAAGTTGACGATATTCATGCCGAAATGAAACGTTTGGCAGCGGAAGGCTTTACGATTCTTAATCCTGAGCCTAAAAAAGGAGCAGATAACAAACTCGTTTGCTTTTTGCACCCTAAAACAACCAATGGTGTTTTGGTGGAGTTGTGTCAAGAAATACGTTAA
- a CDS encoding class I SAM-dependent methyltransferase, with protein sequence MGAIKFFIQGIKHFKEVGTFSRSSHFVGKTMTKDKHVDFSTAKCIVELGAGDGPITKQILKKMAPDAKLLCFEINDKFYEELQEKFGHDERITIINDDAKKLGDYIRQAGYEKADAVISAIPFVIIPEDDIIEEAHKFLKKGGKYVQLHYSLVAKKRYERIFNNMEIDFVMLNVPPAFIHVCEKL encoded by the coding sequence ATGGGTGCAATAAAATTTTTCATACAAGGCATCAAACACTTCAAAGAAGTGGGTACCTTTTCCAGATCTTCTCATTTTGTAGGGAAAACGATGACAAAAGACAAGCATGTTGACTTTAGTACTGCAAAATGTATTGTTGAACTAGGGGCTGGAGATGGACCTATTACCAAACAAATCTTGAAAAAGATGGCTCCAGATGCAAAACTGCTCTGCTTCGAAATTAACGATAAATTTTATGAAGAATTGCAAGAAAAATTTGGGCACGATGAGCGTATTACGATCATTAATGATGACGCCAAAAAATTAGGCGATTACATCCGTCAAGCAGGTTACGAAAAAGCAGATGCTGTGATTTCCGCGATTCCTTTTGTGATTATTCCCGAAGATGACATTATAGAAGAAGCACACAAATTCTTAAAAAAAGGAGGCAAATACGTTCAGTTACACTACTCTTTGGTAGCAAAAAAACGTTACGAGCGTATATTTAATAATATGGAGATTGATTTTGTCATGCTCAATGTACCTCCTGCATTTATTCACGTTTGTGAAAAACTCTAG
- a CDS encoding histidine kinase, whose protein sequence is MKSKYFILALLLFGTVTNQAQNQAHIDSLIQLAQKETIVITKVKLLNQIAKMYRYSNPQKAIEYNQKAIYLIPKDSCDKLGNLYSTMGTIYGHIGELSQTLFYLDSAATLFTRAKSFDKLASIYSNMSATHFFMSAFQKSAEYLYKSIRINEQFGDTAGLAYNFAALAAMKYELKEFEASIQMGRKVLEQYPLQNEFLFMGNTSLNIGLAYSSINKVDTALFYLDQGLDYFEKENYLGGKAKIYSEKSSLYLKHQQIDSAKQYIHKALSLKEYITDQNQKLDIQMSLANIYFYENNHSKSIQLYDTVRKVAHKIPYRAIEKAALEGLIDNYQALKQYAKVAEYLRAYIVLKDTILNAEKQQQIKEMEIKYETNKKEQEIALLAKDRDIHALNALRNQQWAYSAFIILILVLLISFLLLRQNKLRAQQKTAQLKHQLLRNQMNPHFIFNALTAIQSYVYENNPKAAGVYLSSFAKLVRAILENSRKEYITLDKEIQWLENYLKLQLLRFDHQFEYQINLDPQLDSYELLIPPMLTQPFIENALEHGLKNIDYKGKITIQFTIEATQLLKISVEDNGIGYSPPSSHATSTHNSLATKITQERLLFLNKNQANDIHFSIKPAQPSGTIVSFIIPLKSI, encoded by the coding sequence ATGAAATCTAAATATTTTATTTTAGCGTTACTTTTATTCGGAACAGTAACCAACCAAGCTCAGAACCAAGCTCATATTGATAGTCTGATACAATTAGCCCAAAAAGAAACCATTGTAATCACAAAGGTTAAACTACTCAACCAAATTGCAAAAATGTATCGCTATTCGAACCCACAAAAAGCTATTGAATACAATCAAAAAGCAATCTACTTAATTCCCAAAGACTCTTGCGATAAACTTGGCAATTTATATAGTACGATGGGAACCATCTATGGGCATATTGGCGAATTATCACAGACATTGTTTTACTTAGATAGTGCCGCAACCTTATTCACTCGTGCAAAGAGTTTTGATAAATTAGCTTCTATTTATAGTAATATGAGTGCCACTCATTTTTTTATGAGTGCGTTTCAAAAAAGCGCTGAATATCTATATAAAAGCATTCGAATTAACGAACAGTTTGGCGATACAGCAGGACTAGCCTATAATTTCGCAGCTTTGGCAGCGATGAAATATGAACTAAAAGAATTTGAAGCTTCTATTCAAATGGGCAGAAAAGTACTGGAACAATATCCTCTCCAAAATGAATTCTTATTCATGGGAAATACGTCCCTAAATATTGGTTTAGCCTATTCAAGTATCAATAAAGTCGACACGGCTCTATTTTACCTAGATCAGGGCTTGGACTATTTTGAGAAAGAAAATTATCTAGGTGGAAAGGCTAAAATTTACAGCGAAAAAAGTTCGTTATACCTCAAACACCAACAAATAGATTCTGCCAAACAGTACATTCATAAAGCTCTAAGTCTCAAAGAATATATTACAGATCAAAATCAGAAGTTAGACATTCAAATGAGTTTGGCGAATATCTATTTTTATGAAAATAACCATTCTAAAAGTATACAACTGTATGATACAGTAAGAAAAGTAGCACACAAGATTCCTTATAGGGCAATTGAAAAAGCAGCTTTAGAAGGACTGATTGATAATTATCAAGCATTAAAACAATATGCTAAGGTCGCTGAATATTTGCGAGCGTATATTGTATTAAAAGATACCATTCTGAATGCCGAAAAACAACAGCAGATTAAAGAAATGGAAATCAAATATGAAACCAATAAAAAAGAACAAGAAATCGCATTACTGGCAAAAGACCGTGACATTCATGCTCTAAATGCCTTGCGAAACCAACAATGGGCATATAGTGCTTTTATTATCTTGATTTTAGTCCTTTTAATCTCCTTCTTGTTGCTCCGACAAAATAAACTCCGTGCCCAGCAAAAAACAGCACAATTAAAACATCAACTGCTTAGAAATCAAATGAATCCTCATTTTATTTTTAACGCCTTGACAGCCATCCAAAGCTATGTCTACGAAAACAATCCCAAAGCCGCAGGAGTATACTTATCTTCCTTTGCCAAACTGGTTCGGGCTATCCTCGAAAATTCAAGAAAAGAGTACATTACCCTAGATAAGGAAATTCAGTGGCTCGAAAATTATCTAAAATTACAATTACTGCGTTTTGATCACCAGTTTGAGTATCAAATTAACCTTGACCCACAATTAGACTCCTACGAATTGTTGATACCACCTATGTTAACGCAGCCTTTCATTGAGAATGCCTTAGAGCATGGTCTTAAAAACATTGACTACAAAGGAAAAATTACAATTCAATTTACAATCGAAGCAACGCAGCTGTTAAAAATAAGTGTTGAAGATAATGGCATTGGTTATTCGCCCCCCTCCTCCCACGCTACCTCAACTCATAATTCTTTAGCAACTAAAATTACCCAAGAGCGACTTTTATTTTTAAATAAAAATCAAGCAAACGACATCCACTTTTCTATAAAACCAGCACAACCTTCTGGGACTATTGTTTCTTTTATCATCCCTCTTAAATCTATTTAA
- a CDS encoding LytTR family DNA-binding domain-containing protein, which produces MRVIIVDDEARARKALRQTILLYTPHLDIVGEAHSVPSAIEKIRNHQPDLVLLDVQLGDGNGFDVLNKTKPYSFQVIFITAYNQYAVKAFKVAAIDYILKPIDPEDFLTAIKKSQEQSYQEKLEERLDLFLQQVDSTPKVIKKISLKTLDSIHIINIKDIIYCQGEGNYTTFHLLNQEEIIVSKNLREYETLLPSQLFLRTHQSFLVNSEHILRYDKRDNQGLVCSQNHHIPVSIRKKEAVLEFLKKLY; this is translated from the coding sequence ATGCGTGTCATAATTGTTGATGATGAAGCAAGGGCAAGAAAAGCCCTTCGCCAGACAATCCTACTCTATACTCCACACCTTGATATTGTTGGTGAGGCACACAGTGTCCCCTCAGCTATCGAGAAAATCCGAAACCACCAACCCGATTTGGTACTGTTGGATGTTCAACTAGGTGATGGCAATGGTTTTGATGTTCTAAACAAGACCAAACCCTATTCTTTTCAAGTTATCTTTATAACGGCTTACAATCAATATGCTGTAAAAGCATTCAAGGTAGCAGCTATTGATTATATACTCAAACCCATTGATCCAGAAGATTTTTTGACTGCTATAAAAAAATCGCAAGAACAAAGTTATCAAGAGAAACTAGAAGAGCGCCTAGATTTATTTTTACAACAAGTAGATTCTACGCCAAAAGTTATTAAGAAAATAAGCCTAAAAACATTAGATAGCATTCACATTATCAATATAAAAGATATTATTTACTGCCAAGGTGAGGGAAATTACACGACCTTTCATCTCCTAAATCAGGAAGAAATTATTGTGTCAAAAAATTTACGAGAGTATGAAACCTTGCTTCCTAGTCAACTCTTTTTGCGTACCCATCAATCTTTTCTGGTCAACTCTGAACACATCCTTCGGTACGATAAACGAGATAATCAGGGACTAGTTTGTTCACAAAATCATCACATTCCTGTTTCCATAAGAAAGAAAGAGGCTGTCTTAGAATTTTTAAAAAAATTATACTAA
- a CDS encoding long-chain fatty acid--CoA ligase: MNPTRLFDIPYYQLEQGPLAASIGGKHIKGHNYSYSTEEFIKLANQVSLGLLQMGVKPGDKIALISHNNRPEWNIMDIGMAQIGVINVPIYPTISPKEYVYIFNDASIKYCFLGHGDLLEKVRKAHPDIPSLQGIFTFDKVEGEKDGKGNDVHHWETIHTDGDLAPVEKIKAGIKSEDLATLIYTSGTTGNPKGVMLSHNNILSNILAVGPLVPIKKGDVALSFLPLCHVFERTVVYAYMYMGASIMYAQSIDTLGESLKEVRPHFFTTVPRLLEKVYEKIVTKAKEGSPLKQKIFFWAEGLTNQYAYDFEPSGFNSVKWALADKIVFSKVRENLGGRVKGILTGAAACPRKMAQFFSAIGVPVREGYGMTETSPAIAVSGYEANLALLGTVGPIIPKVTVRIDVNEEAYGPDAGEIMVKGPNVMMGYYNKPEKTAEEFTADGWFLTGDVGKLIRKNGIDFLKITDRKKELLKTSGGKYVAPAPIEGIFREDFLVEQVMVIGDNRKFVSALILPAMDTLEQWCKKKGINVSSKEAMLEDKQVLEYFEKLVTKLNPNFSKVEQIKKFKLVAGPWDVDSGHLTPTMKLKRRVILSDYKDVIASIYND; the protein is encoded by the coding sequence GAACAAGGACCCTTAGCCGCATCTATTGGCGGAAAGCACATCAAAGGTCATAATTACAGCTATAGTACCGAAGAATTTATAAAATTGGCAAACCAAGTTAGTTTGGGTTTGTTGCAAATGGGGGTGAAACCAGGGGATAAAATCGCTTTGATTTCTCATAATAATCGACCAGAATGGAATATCATGGACATTGGAATGGCTCAAATTGGGGTGATTAATGTGCCAATTTACCCAACCATAAGTCCTAAAGAATATGTGTATATTTTTAATGATGCAAGTATCAAATATTGCTTTTTGGGACATGGGGATTTGTTAGAAAAAGTACGAAAAGCACACCCTGATATTCCTAGTTTGCAGGGGATTTTTACCTTTGATAAGGTAGAAGGTGAAAAAGATGGCAAAGGTAATGATGTGCACCATTGGGAAACGATTCATACCGATGGAGATTTGGCACCGGTTGAGAAAATAAAAGCAGGTATCAAATCAGAAGACTTGGCAACTTTGATCTATACGTCTGGAACAACGGGTAATCCAAAAGGGGTAATGTTGTCGCACAATAATATTTTGAGCAATATCTTAGCTGTGGGACCTTTGGTTCCCATCAAAAAAGGTGATGTTGCTTTGAGTTTCTTGCCGTTGTGCCATGTCTTTGAGCGTACGGTTGTTTATGCTTATATGTATATGGGAGCAAGTATCATGTATGCCCAAAGTATTGATACTTTAGGAGAAAGTCTAAAAGAAGTTCGTCCGCATTTCTTCACCACAGTACCTCGTTTATTAGAAAAAGTATATGAAAAAATTGTTACGAAAGCGAAAGAAGGTAGTCCTCTAAAGCAAAAGATATTCTTCTGGGCAGAGGGGCTGACCAATCAATATGCCTATGATTTTGAACCTTCTGGATTTAATTCAGTCAAATGGGCATTAGCTGATAAAATTGTATTTAGCAAAGTCCGTGAAAATCTAGGAGGACGTGTCAAAGGAATTTTGACTGGGGCGGCTGCTTGCCCGCGCAAAATGGCGCAATTCTTTTCAGCCATAGGTGTGCCCGTTCGTGAGGGCTATGGTATGACTGAAACTTCGCCTGCAATTGCTGTGAGCGGGTATGAGGCAAATTTGGCATTGTTGGGAACTGTTGGACCAATTATTCCAAAAGTAACGGTTCGTATTGATGTGAATGAAGAAGCTTATGGTCCCGATGCTGGAGAAATTATGGTTAAAGGACCAAATGTAATGATGGGGTATTACAACAAACCAGAAAAAACAGCAGAGGAATTTACCGCAGATGGGTGGTTCTTGACAGGGGATGTTGGTAAGTTAATTCGAAAAAATGGCATTGATTTTCTTAAAATAACCGATCGAAAAAAAGAATTGTTAAAAACTTCAGGAGGAAAATATGTTGCTCCAGCGCCAATTGAAGGAATTTTTCGTGAAGATTTCTTAGTGGAACAAGTCATGGTTATTGGTGATAATAGAAAATTTGTTTCTGCTTTAATTTTACCTGCTATGGATACATTGGAACAATGGTGCAAGAAAAAAGGCATCAATGTAAGTTCTAAAGAAGCGATGTTGGAAGATAAGCAAGTGTTGGAGTATTTTGAAAAATTAGTGACCAAACTGAATCCTAACTTTAGCAAAGTAGAACAAATTAAGAAATTTAAGCTAGTTGCTGGTCCTTGGGATGTAGACTCTGGACATTTGACACCAACCATGAAATTGAAGCGTCGTGTTATTTTATCCGATTACAAAGACGTTATTGCTAGTATTTACAACGACTAA